A single window of Nitrospirota bacterium DNA harbors:
- a CDS encoding ATP-binding protein — MIEKLKKWVFSLQGKFIIVASVCILVFTIIGSVIILSREEDLYRQDIMNQGKVLAEISQLTLTNVMVYNELGMMDDQDLIDYLDYFIMNLMERDKRVRYVMILGNKGEILAHSDIYEYGKVRVDESTLRALTNLKTEIAYGGFQDDPILKITAPLNIETKHWGVLQIGLSIKEVQESLNSLKKEITFITVLFSMISLIIISIGAKVLSKPVIRLSRIMDGIKTHGDLEIAGAIRDPLPKDRRDELGKLQRSFLWMLQRLRDADRERKKTVEVLTQTEKMVSIGRLASGVAHEINNPLSGITLCFKNLMEADVDNLTKEKLILAINDGLQKIKNIVEQLLDFSRMTVTEKIPVNLNNLINRLLVLLNYPASKKNIKVVNDLSDNIPEILIDENKMAQVFMNIMINALQSMDGDGSLTIRTRGENGFCVVSIEDTGGGIPPDIMPYIFDPFFTTKSVGEGTGLGLSVSKGIVEQHGGIIEVDSIVGAGTTFRIKLPIT; from the coding sequence ATGATTGAGAAACTCAAGAAGTGGGTATTCAGCCTTCAGGGAAAGTTTATCATTGTCGCATCTGTGTGTATTCTCGTCTTTACTATCATAGGAAGCGTCATAATCCTCTCAAGAGAAGAGGACTTGTACAGACAGGATATAATGAACCAGGGAAAAGTTCTTGCCGAAATAAGCCAGCTTACTCTGACAAATGTAATGGTATATAATGAGCTCGGTATGATGGATGATCAAGATCTCATTGACTACCTTGACTATTTCATAATGAATTTAATGGAACGGGATAAGAGGGTAAGGTATGTAATGATTCTTGGTAATAAGGGAGAGATTCTTGCTCATAGCGATATCTATGAGTATGGCAAGGTACGTGTGGATGAATCAACACTGAGAGCTCTTACAAACCTTAAAACAGAGATAGCCTATGGAGGATTTCAGGACGACCCGATTCTAAAAATAACAGCACCCCTAAATATAGAGACCAAGCATTGGGGTGTTCTACAAATTGGGCTTTCCATAAAAGAGGTTCAGGAATCTTTAAATTCCTTGAAGAAAGAGATCACTTTCATTACTGTTCTCTTTTCTATGATTTCTCTCATAATTATAAGTATTGGTGCAAAGGTTCTTTCAAAACCAGTGATAAGACTTTCGAGGATAATGGACGGCATAAAAACGCATGGAGACCTCGAGATTGCAGGGGCAATTCGTGATCCCCTGCCTAAAGATAGACGGGATGAACTTGGCAAGCTTCAAAGGAGCTTCCTCTGGATGCTACAGAGGCTCAGGGATGCAGATAGAGAACGTAAAAAGACCGTAGAAGTACTCACTCAAACAGAAAAGATGGTCTCCATTGGACGGCTTGCCTCTGGTGTTGCCCATGAGATAAACAACCCACTCAGCGGTATAACCCTGTGTTTTAAAAATCTGATGGAAGCTGATGTGGACAACCTAACAAAGGAAAAACTCATTCTTGCAATCAATGACGGTCTTCAGAAGATAAAAAACATTGTCGAACAACTCCTCGATTTCTCGAGGATGACTGTTACAGAAAAGATACCTGTAAACCTGAACAACCTCATAAACCGCCTGTTAGTTTTGCTCAATTACCCTGCCTCAAAAAAGAACATTAAAGTTGTTAATGACCTGTCAGATAATATTCCGGAAATATTGATTGATGAAAACAAGATGGCACAGGTCTTTATGAATATTATGATAAACGCCCTACAGTCTATGGATGGCGACGGTAGCCTGACAATTAGGACGAGGGGAGAAAATGGGTTCTGTGTAGTTTCTATCGAGGATACAGGAGGTGGTATTCCTCCTGACATAATGCCCTATATTTTTGATCCTTTCTTTACAACAAAGAGTGTAGGAGAGGGGACGGGATTGGGACTTTCTGTGAGTAAGGGAATAGTGGAACAACATGGTGGTATAATCGAAGTGGACAGCATTGTTGGCGCTGGAACAACATTCAGGATTAAATTACCAATAACATAG
- a CDS encoding response regulator, with the protein MAQKLLKISKDRLQTMKILVIEDELSVRLGISCTLESVGYKIATADNGVDGIRLFEKESFDVVITDLRLPGINGIEVLKSIKNISPDTGVIVITAFADVKTAVEAMREGA; encoded by the coding sequence ATGGCACAAAAATTGCTGAAAATTTCAAAAGACAGGTTACAAACGATGAAGATACTTGTAATAGAAGATGAACTTTCTGTGAGACTTGGAATTTCCTGTACCCTTGAAAGTGTAGGATATAAAATCGCTACTGCAGATAATGGTGTTGATGGTATAAGACTCTTTGAAAAGGAAAGTTTTGATGTTGTGATAACAGACCTCAGGCTACCAGGTATTAATGGTATTGAGGTATTAAAATCTATAAAGAACATCTCTCCTGATACAGGGGTGATTGTAATCACTGCCTTTGCAGATGTAAAGACCGCTGTTGAGGCTATGAGAGAAGGCGCC